The Mercenaria mercenaria strain notata chromosome 10, MADL_Memer_1, whole genome shotgun sequence genome contains a region encoding:
- the LOC123560084 gene encoding uncharacterized protein LOC123560084, with amino-acid sequence MTSFIFRLPRWLTVPESNIALTIETRKMLQNLENNKNKIQIHWKPGHKNIEGNEIADNLAKEAASEMIGKQVDENSRKVNKKELTKDLRLNAIQKWQRRYENTEGNGRFMEIFPTVQSRKPYQSERRMECTLNQIITGHSHLNSHMSKTLHDVQEICPNCDKVETTRDVPKYNLINYN; translated from the coding sequence atgacGTCATTCATATTCAGGCTTCCAAGATGGCTGACAGTACCAGAGTCAAACATTGCATTAACAATTGaaacaagaaaaatgttacagaacCTAgagaacaacaaaaacaagattcAAATACACTGGAAGCCAGGACATAAAAATATAGAGGGAAATGAAATTGCAGACAACCTAGCAAAGGAGGCGGCAAGTGAAATGATAGGTAAACAAGTGGATGAAAACTCTAGGAAAGTAAACAAGAAAGAATTAACGAAAGATTTAAGGTTAAATGCAATACAAAAATGGCAAAGAAGATATGAAAATACTGAAGGAAATGGAAGATTTATGGAGATTTTTCCAACAGTTCAGTCCAGAAAACCGTATCAATCAGAAAGAAGGATGGAATGTACTCTAAATCAGATTATAACAGGTCACTCTCATCTGAACAGTCATATGTCAAAAACTTTACATGATGTGCAGGAGATATGCCCAAACTGTGACAAAGTAGAAACTACTAGGGATGTGCCTAagtataatttaattaattataattaa